A genomic stretch from Candidatus Hydrogenisulfobacillus filiaventi includes:
- the rpsB gene encoding ribosomal protein S2 (Evidence 2a : Function from experimental evidences in other organisms; PubMedId : 9090122, 10675340, 12682299; Product type s : structure), which translates to MAVISMKQLLEAGVHFGHQTRRWNPKMKPYIFTERNGIYIIDLQKTVRKVEEAYNFMRQVGQDGGRVLFVGTKKQAQETVAQEAARSGDYYVNQRWLGGMLTNFETIKRRVKRLSELKQQEAAGDWERLPKKEVSVLLREKQKLEKYLGGIEGMNTLPAALFVVDPRKEHIAVMEARKLGIPIVAIVDTNCDPDEVDYVIPGNDDAIRAVRLLTSKMADALIEGRQGEVLAEAE; encoded by the coding sequence ATGGCGGTAATCTCGATGAAGCAGCTGCTGGAAGCCGGGGTGCACTTCGGGCACCAGACCCGGCGCTGGAACCCGAAGATGAAGCCCTATATCTTCACCGAACGCAACGGGATTTACATCATTGATCTGCAGAAGACCGTGCGCAAGGTGGAGGAAGCCTACAACTTCATGCGCCAGGTGGGCCAGGATGGCGGCCGGGTACTTTTCGTCGGCACCAAGAAGCAGGCGCAGGAGACGGTGGCCCAGGAGGCGGCGCGGTCCGGGGACTATTACGTCAACCAGCGTTGGCTGGGCGGGATGCTGACCAATTTTGAGACGATTAAGCGCCGGGTCAAGCGCTTGAGCGAGCTGAAGCAGCAGGAGGCCGCCGGGGATTGGGAGCGGCTGCCGAAAAAGGAAGTCTCCGTGCTGCTGCGGGAGAAGCAGAAGCTGGAGAAGTACCTGGGCGGGATCGAGGGCATGAACACCCTGCCTGCTGCCCTCTTTGTGGTCGATCCGCGTAAGGAGCACATCGCGGTGATGGAGGCGCGCAAGCTCGGTATCCCGATCGTCGCCATTGTGGACACCAACTGCGACCCGGACGAGGTGGATTACGTCATCCCCGGCAATGACGACGCCATCCGGGCCGTGCGGCTGCTGACCTCCAAGATGGCGGATGCTCTCATCGAGGGCCGTCAGGGCGAAGTGTTGGCGGAAGCGGAGTAG
- the tsf gene encoding Elongation factor Ts yields MRVVPASKVKELRERTGAPMMDCKRALEDAGGDMERAATLLRERGQLKAEKKAGRTAQEGLVESYIHLSGRIGALVEINCETDFVANTEDFHNLAHDIAMQVAAANPRWVSPEEVPAEVLEAERETLRRQAEAENPGKPAAIVDRIVEGRLKKFYERECLLQQPFIKNPDVTVEQVVKDAIARLGEQIVVRRFARFERGETGR; encoded by the coding sequence TTGCGGGTGGTACCGGCATCCAAGGTGAAGGAACTGCGGGAGCGCACCGGCGCTCCGATGATGGACTGCAAGCGGGCGCTGGAGGACGCCGGGGGTGACATGGAGCGGGCCGCCACCCTCCTGCGCGAGCGCGGGCAGCTGAAGGCCGAGAAGAAGGCCGGCCGCACGGCGCAGGAGGGGCTGGTGGAGAGCTACATCCACCTCTCGGGCCGCATCGGGGCCCTGGTGGAGATCAACTGCGAAACCGATTTCGTAGCGAATACCGAGGACTTCCACAACCTGGCCCACGACATCGCCATGCAGGTGGCCGCCGCCAACCCCCGCTGGGTGTCGCCGGAGGAGGTACCGGCCGAGGTGCTGGAGGCGGAGCGGGAGACCTTGCGCCGGCAGGCGGAGGCCGAGAACCCCGGCAAGCCGGCAGCGATTGTCGATCGCATCGTGGAGGGCCGGCTCAAGAAGTTCTACGAGCGGGAATGTCTGTTGCAGCAGCCGTTCATTAAGAACCCGGACGTGACGGTGGAGCAGGTCGTCAAGGACGCCATCGCCCGGCTGGGGGAACAGATTGTCGTCCGCCGCTTCGCCCGCTTTGAGCGCGGCGAGACCGGCCGCTGA
- the pyrH gene encoding uridylate kinase (Evidence 2a : Function from experimental evidences in other organisms; PubMedId : 9862121, 12682299, 12869195, 22720735; Product type e : enzyme) yields MEEQRPQPRYRRVVLKLSGEALAGEKGYGIDPLVVDSIARQIHEVSDLGVQVAVVVGGGNIWRGLSGSSQGMDRATADYMGMLATVINALALMDALEKHGMSVRVQTAIEMKEVAEPYIRRRAIAHLEKGRVVIFAAGTGNPYFSTDTTAALRAAEIEADVMLKATKEAGVYDRDPRVYPDARKLDEIRYLDVLKANLKVMDATATSLCMDNEIPIVVFDMNVYGNIRKVIMGEPIGTFVRGDRHD; encoded by the coding sequence ATGGAGGAGCAGCGGCCCCAGCCGCGGTACCGGCGTGTGGTCCTGAAGTTGTCGGGGGAAGCGCTGGCGGGCGAAAAGGGCTACGGGATCGACCCCCTGGTGGTCGATAGCATCGCCCGCCAGATCCATGAAGTCTCGGATCTGGGGGTCCAGGTGGCGGTGGTGGTCGGGGGCGGCAACATCTGGCGGGGCCTGTCCGGGTCCTCCCAGGGGATGGATCGCGCCACTGCCGACTACATGGGCATGCTGGCCACGGTCATCAATGCCCTGGCCCTGATGGATGCCCTGGAGAAGCACGGGATGTCAGTGCGGGTGCAGACCGCCATCGAGATGAAGGAGGTGGCCGAGCCCTACATCCGACGGCGTGCCATTGCCCACCTGGAGAAGGGGCGGGTGGTCATTTTCGCGGCCGGGACCGGCAACCCCTATTTCTCGACCGACACCACCGCCGCCCTGCGGGCGGCCGAGATCGAGGCCGACGTCATGCTCAAGGCCACCAAGGAGGCTGGGGTGTACGACCGGGATCCGCGGGTGTATCCCGATGCCCGCAAACTGGATGAGATCCGGTACCTGGACGTGCTGAAGGCCAACTTGAAGGTGATGGATGCCACTGCCACCTCCCTGTGCATGGACAACGAGATTCCCATTGTCGTGTTTGATATGAACGTGTACGGTAACATACGGAAGGTCATCATGGGCGAACCGATTGGGACCTTCGTGAGGGGAGACCGGCATGATTGA
- the frr gene encoding ribosome recycling factor (Evidence 2a : Function from experimental evidences in other organisms; PubMedId : 9862121, 12480895, 12682299, 14586115; Product type f : factor) — protein sequence MIEAIQDAEKHMKKSLEVLQRELAGLRAGRAHPAILEKVQVDYYGVLSPITHLATVSVPEPRVLVVQPFDKSVLPAMEKAIQKADLGVGIRNEGTMLRLTFPPLTEERRKELVRQVHKLAEEGRVAVRNARRDALERLRQMLKDHQLSEDEERRAQNDLQKLTDRYVKEVDDLAEARELDILTP from the coding sequence ATGATTGAGGCCATCCAGGACGCCGAGAAACACATGAAGAAAAGCCTGGAGGTGCTGCAGCGGGAGCTGGCCGGCCTGCGGGCCGGACGCGCGCACCCGGCCATCCTGGAGAAGGTGCAGGTCGACTATTACGGGGTCTTGAGTCCGATTACCCACCTGGCGACGGTGAGCGTGCCCGAGCCGCGGGTGCTGGTGGTGCAACCGTTCGACAAGAGTGTGCTGCCGGCCATGGAGAAGGCGATTCAAAAGGCCGACCTGGGGGTGGGCATCCGGAACGAGGGCACCATGCTGCGCCTCACCTTCCCGCCCCTGACCGAGGAGCGGCGCAAGGAGCTGGTGCGGCAGGTGCACAAGCTCGCCGAGGAGGGCCGGGTGGCAGTGCGGAATGCACGCCGGGATGCCCTGGAGCGGCTGCGCCAGATGCTGAAGGACCATCAGCTGTCGGAGGATGAGGAGCGGCGGGCCCAGAACGACCTGCAGAAGCTCACCGACCGCTATGTAAAGGAGGTCGACGACCTGGCCGAGGCGCGCGAACTGGATATTCTGACCCCATAG
- the uppS gene encoding undecaprenyl pyrophosphate synthase (Evidence 2a : Function from experimental evidences in other organisms; PubMedId : 15788389, 16014871, 22904278, 23840410, 27578312; Product type e : enzyme), translating to MEKGTVDMHGRAETIHRPLAPAGKPARRAMPVHVAIIMDGNGRWAQQRGLPRTEGHRAGVRALKTTVKAAARMGIRYLTVYAFSTENWHRPRLEVGALMSLLVETLERETPELRAEGVRIHGIGNVEGLPRPVRERLAWAEAETAGQTRLVLNLALNYGGRDELVRAVNRWRQAEGAEGRPLTEAVLARYLDTAGQPDPDLLIRASGEERLSNFLLWQLAYTEIYVTGTLWPDFGDADLERAVDAYMRRERRFGGIG from the coding sequence ATGGAGAAGGGGACGGTCGACATGCACGGGCGCGCTGAGACGATCCACCGGCCGCTGGCGCCGGCAGGCAAGCCGGCCCGCCGGGCGATGCCGGTGCACGTGGCCATCATCATGGACGGCAACGGCCGCTGGGCTCAGCAGCGCGGCCTGCCCCGCACGGAGGGCCACCGGGCGGGGGTCCGGGCGTTGAAGACCACCGTCAAGGCCGCGGCGCGCATGGGTATCCGTTATCTGACCGTGTATGCCTTCTCCACCGAGAACTGGCACCGGCCCCGGCTGGAGGTCGGGGCGCTGATGTCGCTGCTGGTGGAGACCCTGGAGCGGGAAACCCCGGAATTACGGGCGGAAGGGGTGCGCATCCATGGCATCGGCAATGTGGAGGGCCTACCGCGGCCGGTGCGGGAGCGGCTGGCCTGGGCGGAAGCGGAAACAGCCGGGCAGACCCGGCTGGTGCTGAACCTGGCCCTCAATTACGGGGGCCGCGACGAGCTGGTACGGGCGGTGAACCGCTGGCGCCAGGCGGAGGGGGCGGAGGGGCGGCCCCTGACCGAGGCGGTGCTGGCGCGCTACCTGGACACCGCGGGGCAACCGGATCCCGACCTGCTGATCCGGGCCAGCGGTGAGGAGCGTCTGTCCAACTTTTTGCTCTGGCAATTAGCCTATACCGAAATCTACGTCACCGGCACCCTGTGGCCCGATTTCGGGGACGCCGACCTGGAGCGGGCCGTGGACGCCTACATGCGGCGGGAACGCCGTTTCGGTGGCATCGGCTAG
- a CDS encoding Phosphatidate cytidylyltransferase — protein MLTRRLLTAVVGVPVLVAAIWLGGVVLFLVAGVLMSVAVIEVYRMFRARGVELFPALTVLWIWALLLHPLLKWPTRPVVMAGALAAALLTLVRANPVDFQAAFTSSWVALYLGGFFSFLPALRRLPHGRWLALGAMAVVWGTDTAAYFVGRAWGRRKLWPRISPGKTWAGAAGGAVAGTLAGLVWTVPGHLAPAPALGLGLAVSLAAQLGDLVESNLKRFAGVKDSGDILPGHGGILDRFDSALLALPVAYYLLRGLGIS, from the coding sequence TTGCTGACGCGAAGGCTCCTTACGGCCGTCGTGGGGGTGCCCGTGCTGGTGGCTGCCATCTGGCTGGGCGGGGTGGTGCTCTTCCTGGTGGCGGGGGTCCTCATGTCGGTGGCCGTGATCGAGGTCTACCGCATGTTCCGGGCCCGGGGGGTGGAGCTCTTCCCCGCCCTCACCGTGCTTTGGATCTGGGCGCTGCTGCTGCATCCGCTGCTAAAATGGCCCACCCGCCCCGTGGTGATGGCGGGGGCGCTGGCCGCTGCCCTCCTGACCCTGGTGCGGGCCAATCCGGTGGACTTTCAGGCGGCCTTTACTAGCTCCTGGGTGGCACTCTACCTGGGGGGGTTCTTTTCCTTTCTGCCGGCCTTGCGCCGGCTCCCGCACGGGCGCTGGCTGGCCCTGGGCGCCATGGCGGTGGTGTGGGGCACCGATACCGCCGCCTACTTTGTCGGCCGGGCCTGGGGTCGGCGCAAGCTGTGGCCCCGCATCAGTCCCGGTAAGACGTGGGCGGGTGCGGCGGGCGGGGCGGTGGCGGGGACCCTGGCGGGCCTGGTGTGGACCGTGCCCGGCCATCTTGCCCCCGCGCCGGCCCTGGGCCTGGGCCTGGCGGTGAGCCTTGCCGCCCAGCTGGGGGACCTGGTGGAATCCAACCTCAAGCGCTTTGCCGGGGTGAAGGACTCGGGCGACATCCTGCCCGGTCATGGCGGCATCCTGGATCGCTTCGACTCGGCGCTGCTGGCCCTGCCGGTGGCGTACTACCTTCTGCGCGGGCTGGGTATATCGTAG
- a CDS encoding Sporulation integral membrane protein YtvI has translation MGGAEGREYLRAVLIWLALLAGTYVFWRWLVGFVLPFVVAVVVALAVEPLAARWERHLSPGLASLAALVTGVGGTLAVAGLLVGAVVTELLQLAHEIPHYLRQVEHALLHTVARLGQLRQAIPVNPSLLSGQLASVAKVAEGVVRDVLNLAAHLPDFLLMLLVAIIAAFFVLRDRRLIGRLVQASVPPALRPRLPALRLDMAMGFFGFVKAQLLLMLITAITTTLGLFLAGSRYAILLGLVAGLLDLVPYMGPTGLLLPWTVILFLTGHTLGGVKIAAVMTGVAMVRQLVEPRLVGGTTGLHPLTALFALYVGIKVFGPVGFLIGPVSAVILKALARALDVLPGSG, from the coding sequence ATGGGCGGGGCCGAAGGCCGGGAATATCTGCGGGCGGTCTTGATCTGGTTGGCCCTGCTGGCCGGCACCTATGTGTTCTGGCGCTGGCTGGTGGGCTTCGTGCTGCCCTTCGTGGTGGCGGTGGTGGTGGCGCTGGCTGTGGAACCGCTGGCGGCCCGGTGGGAGCGGCACCTGTCGCCGGGCCTGGCCTCGCTGGCAGCCCTGGTGACCGGGGTAGGCGGGACCCTGGCTGTGGCGGGCCTGCTGGTGGGAGCGGTGGTGACCGAGCTCCTGCAGCTGGCGCATGAGATCCCGCACTACCTGCGGCAGGTGGAACATGCCCTCCTGCACACCGTGGCCCGCCTGGGTCAACTGCGCCAGGCCATCCCCGTCAACCCCTCGCTCTTGAGCGGGCAGCTGGCCTCGGTGGCCAAGGTGGCGGAAGGGGTGGTGCGGGACGTCCTCAACCTGGCGGCGCATCTGCCCGACTTCCTGCTCATGCTGCTGGTGGCCATCATCGCCGCCTTTTTTGTGCTGCGCGACCGGCGTCTCATCGGCCGCCTGGTCCAGGCCAGCGTGCCCCCGGCCCTGCGGCCCCGCCTGCCGGCCTTGCGCCTGGATATGGCCATGGGCTTCTTCGGGTTTGTGAAGGCCCAGCTGCTGCTCATGCTGATCACCGCGATCACTACCACTCTGGGTCTTTTCCTCGCCGGCTCCCGCTATGCGATACTATTAGGGTTGGTGGCAGGCCTGCTGGATCTGGTCCCCTACATGGGGCCGACCGGCTTGTTGCTACCGTGGACCGTGATCCTGTTTCTGACCGGGCATACCCTGGGCGGCGTGAAGATTGCGGCGGTCATGACCGGGGTGGCCATGGTCCGTCAGCTGGTGGAACCCCGGCTGGTGGGAGGCACCACCGGCCTGCATCCCCTCACCGCGCTCTTTGCCCTCTACGTCGGGATTAAGGTGTTCGGGCCTGTGGGCTTCCTGATCGGCCCGGTCTCGGCCGTGATCCTGAAGGCCCTGGCCCGGGCACTGGATGTGCTGCCGGGCTCCGGGTAG
- the dxr gene encoding 1-deoxy-D-xylulose-5-phosphate reductoisomerase (Evidence 2a : Function from experimental evidences in other organisms; PubMedId : 12682299, 15567415, 17458547, 21296950, 23840410; Product type e : enzyme): MTGRAARSPSGDERTRVIVLGASGSVGRQTLEVLRAQRERFAVEGLAARQGWQPLVEAARELGAAWVALTASEAARAARTALAGSGVRVYAGPEGLLEAIADARPAKVVAAMSGFAGLEPVLAAVERGFPLLLANKETLVAAGALVTAAARARGVPLIPVDSEHSAIFQAWALPQPVRRIILTCSGGPFLGYTRAQLETVGVEDALRHPRWRMGPKITVDSATLMNKGLEIIEAHWLFDLPFSRIDVVIHPESLVHSLVEFVDGAVLAELGWPDMRVPIQVALTWPDRLPLDIPRFDLAGQTLRFLEPDPGTFPALRLAREAGERGGLFPTVLNAANEVAVAAFLEGRLRFADIPAVVEGTLAPFQGGPLRDLADVREADRWGRETARQVIAARV; the protein is encoded by the coding sequence ATGACGGGCAGGGCGGCCCGTTCCCCGTCCGGGGACGAGCGTACGCGGGTCATCGTGCTGGGGGCTTCGGGTTCCGTGGGCCGGCAAACCCTGGAGGTGCTGCGGGCCCAGCGCGAGCGTTTTGCGGTGGAGGGACTGGCCGCGCGCCAGGGTTGGCAGCCGCTGGTGGAGGCGGCCCGTGAACTGGGCGCGGCCTGGGTAGCCCTCACGGCGTCGGAGGCGGCCCGGGCCGCCCGCACGGCCCTGGCCGGCAGCGGGGTGCGGGTGTACGCCGGCCCTGAAGGTCTGCTGGAGGCCATCGCCGACGCGCGGCCGGCCAAGGTGGTGGCGGCCATGAGCGGGTTTGCCGGGCTGGAGCCGGTGCTGGCGGCGGTGGAACGCGGGTTTCCCCTGCTGCTGGCGAACAAGGAGACCCTGGTGGCGGCCGGGGCGCTGGTGACGGCGGCCGCCCGGGCGCGGGGCGTACCGCTCATCCCGGTGGACAGCGAGCATTCCGCTATTTTTCAGGCCTGGGCTCTGCCCCAGCCGGTGCGGCGGATCATCCTCACCTGTTCCGGGGGGCCCTTTCTGGGATACACCCGCGCTCAGCTGGAAACGGTGGGGGTGGAGGACGCTCTGCGGCATCCCCGCTGGCGCATGGGGCCCAAGATCACGGTCGACTCGGCCACCCTCATGAACAAGGGGCTGGAAATCATCGAGGCCCATTGGCTGTTCGACCTGCCCTTTTCCCGGATCGATGTGGTGATCCACCCGGAAAGCCTGGTGCACTCCCTGGTGGAGTTTGTGGACGGGGCGGTGCTGGCCGAACTGGGCTGGCCGGACATGCGGGTACCCATCCAGGTCGCCCTGACCTGGCCCGACCGGCTGCCGCTGGACATCCCCCGCTTTGACCTGGCCGGGCAGACCCTGCGGTTCCTGGAGCCGGACCCCGGGACCTTCCCCGCTCTGCGGCTGGCGCGGGAGGCGGGGGAGCGGGGCGGCCTCTTCCCGACGGTGCTCAACGCCGCCAACGAGGTGGCGGTGGCGGCCTTTTTGGAGGGGCGCCTGCGGTTTGCGGATATTCCGGCCGTGGTGGAGGGAACGCTGGCCCCGTTCCAGGGCGGTCCGCTGCGGGATCTGGCTGACGTGCGCGAGGCGGACCGGTGGGGACGCGAGACGGCGCGGCAGGTGATCGCCGCCCGGGTCTAG
- a CDS encoding Membrane-associated zinc metalloprotease — MTTAVVIILVFGLLIAWHELGHYLMAKAVGMRVEEYALGFGPALASRRWGETLYALRVVPLGGYVRLAGMEGTPTADPRAFPNRPLWQRFVVILAGPLMNLILAVLLYAILFGPVGIPAATTTIAGTVPGYPARQAGIRPGARIVAVDARPVRDWNTVVRRITGRKTRPVRLTVVQDGVRRTVTLVPRWDPAVRAYIVGIVPRTYQLHLPPGQAVVEGAHQTAYLTAAWATALFALVTGRGPFQLTGPVGIAQTIGRATAVGWWDVVNVAAALSANLGLFNLLPIPVLDGSRLFLLGLEGVRHRALDPERENLIHMVGFVFLLLLVLVVTVHDIVHLLGVHGSA, encoded by the coding sequence ATGACGACGGCCGTGGTGATTATCCTGGTGTTCGGGCTGCTCATCGCCTGGCACGAGCTGGGGCACTACCTTATGGCCAAGGCGGTGGGCATGCGGGTGGAGGAGTACGCGCTCGGGTTCGGCCCCGCCCTGGCGTCCCGGCGCTGGGGGGAAACCCTGTATGCCCTGCGGGTGGTGCCGTTGGGAGGCTACGTGCGCCTGGCCGGGATGGAGGGGACCCCGACCGCGGACCCCCGCGCCTTCCCCAACCGCCCCCTTTGGCAGCGGTTCGTGGTCATCCTGGCTGGACCGCTGATGAACCTTATCCTGGCCGTGCTGCTCTATGCCATCCTGTTCGGACCGGTGGGGATCCCTGCTGCCACCACCACCATCGCCGGGACCGTGCCCGGCTACCCGGCCCGCCAGGCCGGTATCCGGCCGGGGGCACGCATTGTAGCGGTGGATGCGCGGCCGGTGCGGGACTGGAACACGGTGGTGCGCCGCATCACCGGCCGCAAAACGCGGCCGGTCCGCCTGACCGTGGTGCAGGACGGGGTGCGGCGCACCGTGACCCTGGTGCCGCGCTGGGACCCGGCCGTCCGGGCTTACATCGTCGGCATCGTGCCCCGCACCTACCAGCTGCACCTGCCCCCCGGGCAGGCGGTGGTGGAGGGGGCCCACCAGACCGCCTATCTGACCGCCGCCTGGGCGACGGCGCTGTTTGCCCTGGTTACGGGGCGGGGTCCCTTCCAGTTGACGGGTCCGGTCGGTATCGCCCAGACCATCGGACGGGCCACGGCCGTGGGCTGGTGGGACGTGGTCAATGTGGCCGCCGCCCTCTCCGCCAACCTGGGGCTCTTCAATCTCCTGCCCATTCCGGTGCTGGACGGCAGCCGGCTATTCCTGCTCGGGTTGGAGGGCGTGCGCCACCGGGCGCTGGACCCCGAGCGGGAGAACCTGATCCACATGGTGGGTTTCGTGTTCCTGCTGCTGCTGGTGCTGGTGGTCACCGTCCATGACATCGTCCACCTGCTGGGGGTGCACGGGTCGGCCTAG
- the ispG gene encoding 4-hydroxy-3-methylbut-2-en-1-yl diphosphate synthase (1-hydroxy-2-methyl-2-(E)-butenyl 4-diphosphate synthase) (Evidence 2a : Function from experimental evidences in other organisms; PubMedId : 12571359, 16268586, 25212876; Product type e : enzyme), which produces MAAARRSRPVRVRDLVIGGGAPVVVQTMTKTDTRDVRATVDQIHRYVDAGCELVRVAVPDMEAAQAVGAIVRASPIPVVADIHFDYRLALEVLRQGVDKLRINPGNIGDPDRVRQVVTAARERGVPIRIGVNAGSLEKTVQADLGRTADALVESALRHIRILEDLNFTDIVVSLKASDVPTMIAAYRRMARERDYPLHLGVTEAGTPRQGTIKSAVGLGTLLAEGIGDTIRVSITAPGEDEIWIAWEILKSLGLRQRGPNIVACPTCGRLQFDMWPVTQELERRLATLDVPLTVAVMGCAVNGPGEAREADVGLAGGRQMGLIFRHGQIVRRVDQARMVEALWEEIQDAAREKRARTPGPAADKEASDAIAARTGAQGDHA; this is translated from the coding sequence ATGGCAGCAGCAAGACGGTCACGGCCGGTACGGGTGCGGGACCTGGTGATCGGGGGCGGGGCCCCGGTGGTCGTGCAGACCATGACCAAGACCGATACCCGCGACGTCCGGGCCACGGTGGACCAGATCCACCGGTACGTGGATGCCGGCTGTGAACTGGTGCGGGTGGCGGTGCCGGACATGGAGGCCGCACAGGCGGTGGGGGCGATTGTGCGGGCGTCCCCCATCCCGGTGGTGGCTGATATCCATTTCGATTACCGCCTGGCGCTGGAGGTCCTGCGCCAGGGGGTCGATAAACTGCGCATCAATCCCGGCAACATCGGCGACCCCGACCGCGTCCGGCAGGTGGTGACCGCCGCGCGTGAACGGGGGGTGCCCATCCGCATCGGGGTCAACGCCGGCTCCCTGGAAAAGACGGTGCAGGCCGACCTGGGGCGCACGGCCGATGCCCTGGTGGAAAGCGCCTTGCGCCACATCCGCATCCTGGAGGACCTCAACTTCACCGATATCGTGGTGTCCCTGAAGGCCTCCGACGTCCCGACCATGATCGCCGCCTACCGGCGCATGGCCCGGGAACGGGATTACCCCCTGCACCTCGGGGTGACGGAGGCGGGCACCCCTCGGCAGGGCACCATCAAGTCGGCGGTGGGGCTGGGGACCTTGCTGGCTGAAGGCATCGGGGACACCATCCGGGTGTCCATCACCGCCCCCGGCGAGGACGAAATCTGGATCGCCTGGGAGATTCTCAAGAGCCTCGGCCTGCGGCAGCGGGGCCCCAACATCGTTGCCTGCCCCACCTGCGGGCGGCTACAATTTGACATGTGGCCGGTAACCCAGGAACTGGAACGGCGCCTGGCCACGCTGGACGTCCCCCTGACGGTGGCGGTGATGGGGTGCGCGGTCAACGGGCCCGGCGAGGCGCGGGAGGCCGACGTCGGTCTGGCCGGCGGCCGCCAGATGGGCCTCATCTTCCGCCACGGGCAGATTGTGCGGCGGGTGGACCAGGCGCGCATGGTGGAGGCGTTGTGGGAGGAAATCCAGGACGCCGCCCGCGAAAAACGGGCCCGCACGCCGGGACCCGCAGCCGACAAGGAGGCCAGCGACGCAATTGCAGCCAGAACAGGCGCTCAAGGCGATCACGCCTAA